In Plasmodium brasilianum strain Bolivian I chromosome 12, whole genome shotgun sequence, the genomic window AAAATacgtttaatatatttttagacTCTATACAGAATATAGAACaagttaaatattatacCAACGAAATACATgaattaaacaaatttataaaagaacaggaaaaatacgaaaaagaAGCTATAAATGTTCAAAAATCTTTgtcctttttaaattttggtcaacaaattattttaaattttaatttatttctttgtttatatttgACCTATTTAAATATAGCAAATGCCATTTTCCCATTTAGTTACTTGATATTAGTAAACACCTTGCTATTTCAGCTAGCTATGCCATTAAACATGTTTGGTACTATCTATCGAGAAACGAAGCTAAGTCTAGTTGATATAGAATGCATGGTCAAAAttttggtaaaaaaaataaaatctcCAGATTATTCTAACAAGCTGCAAATACAAAGGGGGGACATCAAATTTGAAAACGTTTCCTTTAAGTACCCAGTGCCTGACGAAAAAATGGATCCCGAAGAAATTattagcagtagtagtagcaatAGCAGTATTAGTAGcaatagcagtagtagtagcaatagcagtagtagtagcaatagcagtagtagtagcaatagcagtagtagtagcaatAGCAGCAGTCGTAGCAATAGCAGCAGTCGTAGCAATAGCAGCAGTCGTAGCAATAGCAGCAGTCGTAGCAATAGCAGCAGTCGTAGCAATAGCAGCAATCGTAGCAATAGCAGCAGTCGTAGCAGTGATAATGATACTAAAGGGAAGAAGGGGAGCAGTTGGGATAACCAAgccaaaagaaaaataaataacgtcatacatttttttacaaattttaaagaCAAATACCTaaaaacgaataaaaaaaaaattatctcaACAAAAGAATTTCTTGGGAAGGATAATACAGATATAAACACCATGAGTGAAGATATAAGAACAAATTTGaacaatgaaataaaaaaaaatataagaacacaacttaaggaaaataattatatatttcaaaatttcaCGTGTCATATTGAACATGGAGAAAAAGTAGCTATTATTGGAAAAAGCGGCCTAGGAAAAAGTACCTTAGTAAAACTGTTATTAAGATTATATGAAATAGATAgtggaaatatatatattgataataaaaatattgaaaatattaatttatacacACTAAGAAAAAGTATAAGTATTGTTCCACAAGatactatattatttaataatacaatattgtataatataaaatatggaaattTTCAATGTACTGATAGAGAAATAATGGAAGCATCGATTAAATCAGAACTACATGAAAAAATACTACGAATGGAAAAACAATATGATACCATTGTCGGTGAAAGAGGTACCAAATTATCAATTGGAGAAAAACAAAGAATATGTATAGCTAggtgttttttaaaaaattcaaaaattattgttCTAGATGAACATGCAAGTAACTTagatattgaaaataaaaaatccaTCGAAAAGGCTTTGCACAATCTGTGCTTGGGAAAAacaacttttattattacacaTGTAATGgataatttacaaaatatgaacaaaattattttcttttccggtaaaaacatatatgtaggTAGTCACAACCAACTGATGAATGAATACATAACTTACCGGGATTACTACAGCTCGAAAAATAATGAGCTACTTTAACTTTCAAATTGGGTACGgctatacacatatatatacgaatatGTGTTGGTATGAATGTACATACATTAATGtgtatatttgcatatatttatgtattcatTTGTATAACAACCTATATGGTTATAGCCGCATATATCTGTCCTCGTGAACACAGTTTTTcaatgtttatatgtttccCATTTACCCCATTTTCATTTCTCCATGCGTAAAATTATGAACTCGTAcatgttttattaaaaattttaagtatttCATCATAATGgttttatttgtaatttttatctaATCCTCCCTATATTAATCACTAATTTTATGacttataaaaatgttgccattttttttttcttaaaattttatgtgaATTATTTGTGAacacttaaatatatattaaatatgttttgtatttattcaAATGTTTTGTGcacaatttatatttgttttaaagtTTAATTAGTACTGAGTAAAAGTTAGgctttacattttatttacattattgcGAATTCACATTTCTCGgtgattttaatttttttacaagaaATGAAttgtacacatgtatatgagtacacatatatgtatatatgtatatacgtacaaaCACATGCGTAGACAACTTTTTCATaatgattaaaaaattataaataaatgcagTATAAACATTAGCCTTACTCTTTTAATTAATACACATttgacaaaatataaaactatACGCAAAAAGAATAAACATGGGAAGTTATGcaacttttatattatcttcAGTTAATCATATTGAACTttcattttgcattttcattatgcactttcattttgcattttcattttgcattttcattttgcattttcattttgcattttcattttgcattttcattttgcattttcATTTCGCATTTTCATTTCGCATTTTCATTTCGCATTTTCATTTCGCATTTTCATTTCGCATTTTCCGATTCACCTGTTTGTTCTTTTCTCTTTACCCACTGATTCTGTCTTCTCCCCTACGCAACCCTATAACttgttttttgaaaaatctAACATTCCATACTTCTTATGATATGGCACCAAAGATGGCCTCGAAACAACGTCCACATTTTTCAGCGTATACAAGTTGAATTCGATGCTTTGAAAggaataaaatgtaatactGCCCAAAccttgtacatatatatcataattgCTACTATCTATATCTGCACAAGGGTTATTTATACTGAAGtagcattttttaaaatcacTAATTTGGTCAAAACGCTCAACTGAAAAAGGGGGATAAAGAAaaccattttttattttttctttcaaaaaattagttGCATctttagaaaaattttttctttttatgatAGGAATTTTTTCTGACATAAAAAAGGACATAATGGagtaaaacttttttatacttaaaatttgaatatataaaataccaccaataaatatgaaatcattttcatttatataaatggacggtatttttttttttaattttgtgcACACTACATGTTTCAGTTCGTCAAAGTTTAAGTAAGATAAAAGAGAATTATGCGAAATTATTCCGGGAGTATCATtaatagttatatttttatttaattttatctgaatattttttaaagtagtTCCTGGGATAATACTATTACTTATTGACAAATGTttgttatcttttttttctatattctttagtaaataatttattaatgacGACTTTCCGCTGTTGGCATTACCAacaatgtaaatattaatttttttttgaatttgttttttttctctatttttgtatttttccaAGGCATATTCTGAGTTACCTTTTCCTTTCTCAGCTTCACCCCAGTAAAACTCTCCCTCGTCACCTTTTCCCTCATTATCTTCTCCCTCGTTATCTTCTCCCTCATTAGCTTCTCCCTCATTAGCTTCTCCCTCATTAGTTTCTCCCCCCTTAGCTTCTCCATCGTCAACTTCTTCCCCCTCCTGACGTGAGTTCCTCAGAATGTTTCCAACGGTTGGGTGGCTCTGCTCTTCTGTTCTCAGTGAACCTGGGTAATTACTATCCATCTTTTTTCTATCCATTAATGACGATTCTTGCTTACTCTTTTTGTCCTTCTTTTTAGGAACAATCCAACTTCTCATACAAGCAGTAAAAATTAGTTTTTTCACATTGTATCCCGTTTTTGAACTTACTAAAAAgatgtttttaaataatatatttattttattatttttcagaaaattatagacataatttttaacagTGAATTCTTTGTGCCCTGGTAACAAATCTATCTTATTTACACAAAAGTAAAACCCTtccatcatttttttatctttgttcattttcatataaatattaaataattttttcaaattcgagtatacatataaatctAGTATATccacaatatatataatagaacacctttttttaaaaatatttataacatacTTTTCAAAATCTTGTGCactaatttcattattattaatataattaattattaaattattgtttatcctgtttttatattttaaatcaaAACACCTTTCACATATGTAAGCTTTTTTGTTGTTACCCTCTTCATCTTCTacttcttcttcctctttgCTCCTTTTCATTAGAATACCATTTTTTTGGTACTTATCTAATTCATACTTTTCGGTTTTATTaccatcattatttttattcctcaTATTCGTGTAACAAAAACTTTCCGTGCCttgtaaaattttgttaataccTTCCTCTCTAAGTCTAAAAATTTCGTTTAATTTGTACCTATAATTTTCTTCCTTCTCTTTTTCAttctcattttcattttgttcatatatatcacttaatatttttttttcatctaaattatcatctttatttatgattttttcataaatatgattttttaaaaatccaAATTTCTTATTGTCATTTGACTGAAATGTTATACCACATCCAATACAAGTGTCCTTACTCAACTGAACTTTAACATtcatacttttaaaaaattcggatattctttctttttctttttccttatttgaCTTTTCTTTATCCtcatcatttcttttttcatcattctCATCTTCTATACTCCTTGCTCTTAAATcgtcattattattattttttaaaatttgtttaataCGTTTTTCAATTTCCTCTTCAGCGTCAACATTATTTTCCTGTATGTCTAATTGATTTGAGCTGTCATGTTCACTAGTAACCTTTTTCGGTTTcgattttttttctgcttcATTCTTCAGCTGCTTATATACTTCTTCATAATTtgcaatattaatatattttttaacattctCGTTAATTCTTTCCAGACTTAAAAAGTCAACCGCACTTCTTTGCCTTTCTAACATCTTTTCCAAATAGCCATTATTCTTCTCATTAACTaactttaatttatttttcttaccCTCCTTACTGCTTAcacttttttcattatatatgttcttaTCATAATCATTACCATTACCATTACCATCACTATCACCATCACCATCTCCATCATTCTGTGTACTTTCCTTGTTGTTCGTCTCTTCTCTATTATTTTCAATCTTCAAGTCCATCATACtatcaatattttcaaaactTTCCAACTCTTCGTCAATTTGTGCACTGAATGCCTCGTCAACCTCTTGCTCCATATCAACACCATCAATCGCATCCTTTACATTCTTTCGTTTTTCCGTACGTTTGTCCGTGCGTTTGTTCCTACGCCTGCCCGTCCTTTTGTCCTTACTATCGTTTTTTACCTCGTTGTTGTCTTCCTTTTCTCCCCTTTTGTTCATCTCTGCGCAAGCGGAAAAACAAACCATCTTTCGATATGTTCCGAAAAACAGGCCCCTTTTTTTACATCCCCAAAAAACATTACCCCTTTTTTTACATCCCCAAAAAACATTACCCCTTTTCCCCCTACTAACATTTGAC contains:
- a CDS encoding ABC transporter B family member 6, encoding MQRYKCLKKNAILRQHFFCQYVPTLNKKFQISCEETKRSYKKVKQLNFNFTLLGCYISQKNKNNEYLSNTLNKFFFLYITQKKKKKKKKLYDSLSTIFNDKHILLNALKQNQNKIVDTRNHDYIVNNRSPNDKYAVEFTFLSKIRNNVSSDNYASLFSTYTKGKEKAESYNSMHCSIEHPKNKLIYPNNYYPFGEGITKGYFLYNCVNQKHFGTCATGDKERKEKNEKKGNNEKIEKKEKQKKWMKIFSNADGAKNSSPQNNDAKHVKSWDKEKGESSKTYANKFNMNEDKLKNEYEEVNVKELDKTLLNLEKLYDNKDSKINVNIKMLVYVFKNFIHKNKELKAKIFFSFIFLLCSKISIIYTPILLSSFIENVNIQKSLNDQIDMSFLNNSSIIILSSYILSRVLSSTLNELRNSVFNTISQRISTFVSKLFFYKIHNLHLSYILSKKNGELSFIFNRGCKSITNLLNVIVFQIIPIIIEFFLYLCILTYKIHYSVSIVTCLNMLLYIIFTTLVTKRRTIIRKYMNKAEQNTFNIFLDSIQNIEQVKYYTNEIHELNKFIKEQEKYEKEAINVQKSLSFLNFGQQIILNFNLFLCLYLTYLNIANAIFPFSYLILVNTLLFQLAMPLNMFGTIYRETKLSLVDIECMVKILVKKIKSPDYSNKLQIQRGDIKFENVSFKYPVPDEKMDPEEIISSSSSNSSISSNSSSSSNSSSSSNSSSSSNSSSSSNSSSRSNSSSRSNSSSRSNSSSRSNSSSRSNSSNRSNSSSRSSDNDTKGKKGSSWDNQAKRKINNVIHFFTNFKDKYLKTNKKKIISTKEFLGKDNTDINTMSEDIRTNLNNEIKKNIRTQLKENNYIFQNFTCHIEHGEKVAIIGKSGLGKSTLVKLLLRLYEIDSGNIYIDNKNIENINLYTLRKSISIVPQDTILFNNTILYNIKYGNFQCTDREIMEASIKSELHEKILRMEKQYDTIVGERGTKLSIGEKQRICIARCFLKNSKIIVLDEHASNLDIENKKSIEKALHNLCLGKTTFIITHVMDNLQNMNKIIFFSGKNIYVGSHNQLMNEYITYRDYYSSKNNELL